The following are encoded in a window of Sminthopsis crassicaudata isolate SCR6 chromosome 3, ASM4859323v1, whole genome shotgun sequence genomic DNA:
- the LOC141564466 gene encoding uncharacterized protein LOC141564466 isoform X2, translated as MDESDLELSAKTTEEAPRETAAGKARSPDLEPRTKNKEATPKEIIIGEESSSLVKVQRLKRANFYYSTPGEFGEGENLEKHQPAKQESEVRMIKRQKIPTGKKLYKCKECGFSHSSTFVNHKKIHMGKKPYKYKDYGKTFPRFSRLALHKKIHAKGNVYKCNECGKTFTQNSVLLLHQRMHTGEKPYKCEECGKAFMYNSSVAKHQKIHTGEKPYKCNECGKAFRQSSDFVRHQRIHTREKSFKCKDCGKAFSSFPKVLHHQKIHTRVKVYKCDECGKAFTKNSVLLLHQKIHTGEKPYKCGECGKAFFYNSGLVKHQKIHTEYKPYKCNECGKAFRQSSDVVRHQRIHTGEKPFKCNECGRAFSQSSDVVKHQRIHSGERPYKCNECGKAFIRSSSLTAHRMIHTGEKPYKCEQCGKGFPQLSKLTQHLKIHGRVKIYKCNQCGKNFPQKTSLALHQQTHKKEKSYKCDECGKAFAQRSHLNQHLNTHTGEKPHKCKECGKGFSHGSNLIKHRRIHTGGKPYKCDECGKAFSQSSALVKHQRIHTGEKPYTCNECGKAFRQSSNLISHQMIHTGEKPYKCNECGKSFSHISDLVRHQRIHTGEKPYKCNECGKAFSQSSVLVKHQRIHSGEKPYKCNECGKGFILSSSLIAHQMIHTGEKPYKCGECGKGFIESSALIVHQRIHTGEKPYTCNECGKAFTRSLNLIVHQMIHTGEKPYTCNECGKTFSHGSGLVKHQRIHTGENPYKCEECGKAFKQSSNLIRHQKIHTGEKPFKCKECEKAFTQRFHLKKHLNTHTGEKPYKCKECGKGFNHDSNLIKHRKTHSGGKPYKCNECGKAFKKLSGVFKHQNIHSKEKPYKCKVCEKAFTQNSILIRHQKTHSEETN; from the exons ATTTGGAACTGAGCGCTAAGACCACAGAGGAAGCTCCCAGAGAGACCGCCGCAGGAAAAGCACGTTCCCCAG ACTTGGAGCCTAGGACTAAAAACAAAGAGGCAACTCCAAAGGAGATCATAATAGGTGAAGAATCCTCCTCATTGGTGAAAGTTCAAAGACTCAAAAGGGCAAACTTTTATTACTCTACGCCTGGGGAATTTGGGGAAGGTGAGAACTTGGAAAAGCATCAGCCAGCAAAACAGGAAAGTGAGGTAAGAATGATTAAACGGCAGAAGATTCCAACTGGAAAGAAATTGTATAAGTGTAAAGAATGTGGCTTCAGTCACAGCTCAACCTTTGTTAATCACAAGAAGATTCACATGGGGAAAAAGCCGTATAAATATAAAGACTATGGGAAAACCTTCCCTCGATTCTCAAGGCTCGCTCTACATAAGAAGATCCATGCTAAAGGAAAtgtttataaatgtaatgaatgtgggaaaacatttACTCAAAATTCAGTTCTTCTTCTACATCAAAGGAtgcatactggagagaagccataTAAGTGTgaggaatgtgggaaagccttcatgTACAATTCAAGCGTTGCTAAACATCAGaagattcatactggagagaagccttataaatgtaatgaatgtgggaaagccttcaggcAGAGTTCAGATTTTGTTAGGCATCAGAGGATCCATACTAGAGAGAAATCTTTTAAATGTAAAGATTGTGGGAAAGCCTTCTCTAGTTTTCCAAAGGTCCTTCATCATCAGAAGATCCATACTAGAGTGAAGGTTTATAAAtgtgatgaatgtggaaaagcattTACTAAAAATTCTGTGCTCCTTTTACATCAAAAGAtacatactggagagaagccataTAAATGtggtgaatgtgggaaagcctttttTTATAATTCAGGCCTTGTCAAGCACCAGAAGATCCATACTGAATacaagccttataaatgtaatgaatgtggaaaagccttcagacAGAGCTCAGATGTTGTCAGGCACCAGAggatccatactggagagaagccttttaAATGCAACGAATGTGGAAGAGCCTTCAGTCAGAGCTCAGACGTTGTTAAGCACCAGAGGATCCATAGTGGAGAGAGGCCTTATAAGtgcaatgaatgtgggaaagcctttattCGAAGCTCAAGTCTTACTGCACATCGAatgattcatactggagaaaagccttataaatgtGAACAGTGTGGCAAAGGCTTCCCCCAATTATCAAAGCTCACTCAACACCTGAAGATCCATGGCAGagtgaaaatttataaatgtaaccagtgtgggAAAAACTTTCCTCAAAAAACAAGCCTTGCTTTGCATCAACAGACTCATAAGAAAGAGAAGAGTTACAAATGTGacgaatgtgggaaagccttcgcCCAGAGGTCCCACCTAAACCAACATTTGAATAcacatactggagagaagcctcaTAAATGTAAAGAATGTGGGAAAGGCTTCAGTCATGGTTCAAACCTTATTAAGCACCGAAGGATTCATACTGGAGGGAAACCATATAAATGTGacgaatgtgggaaagccttcagtcaAAGCTCGGCCCTTGTTAAGCaccagagaatccatactggagaaaagccttatacgtgtaatgaatgtgggaaggcctttaGGCAGAGCTCGAATCTTATTTCACATCAAAtgattcacactggagagaagccttataaatgtaatgaatgtgggaaaagcTTCAGTCACATCTCAGATCTTGTTCGACATCAAcggattcatactggagagaaaccttataaatgtaacgaatgtgggaaagcctttagtCAGAGCTCGGTCCTTGTTAAACACCAGAGGATCCATagtggagagaagccttataaatgcaatgaatgtggaaaaggctttattctgagttcaagtcttattGCCCATCAAAtgatccatactggagagaagccttacaAATGTGGCGAGTGTGGGAAAGGCTTCATTGAGAGTTCAGCTCTTATTGTCCATCAgaggattcacactggagagaagccttacaCGTGTAATGAGTGTGGAAAAGCCTTCACTCGGAGCTTAAACTTGATTGTACATCAGAtgatccatactggagagaagccataCACGTGTAATGAGTGTGGGAAAACTTTCAGTCATGGATCAGGCCTTGTTAAgcaccagagaattcatactggagagaatcCTTATAAATGTgaagaatgtgggaaagccttcaagCAGAGCTCCAACCTTATTCGACACCAGAAgattcacactggagaaaaaccttttaaatgtaaggAATGCGAGAAAGCTTTCACTCAGAGGTTCCACTTAAAAAAACATCTGAATAcgcatactggagagaagccttataaatgtaaggaatgtgggaaaggcTTCAATCATGATTCAAACCTTATTAAGCATCGAAAGACCCATTCTGGTGGAAaaccatataaatgtaatgaatgtgggaaagcatTCAAAAAGTTATCTGGTGTTTTCAAGCACCAGAACATTCATTCTAAagaaaagccttataaatgtaaggTATGTGAGAAAGCATTTACTCAGAACTCAATCCTGATTAGACATCAGAAGACTCATTCTGAAGAAACAAATTAG
- the LOC141564466 gene encoding uncharacterized protein LOC141564466 isoform X1: MDGPPAALGSGDGGAEDLELSAKTTEEAPRETAAGKARSPDLEPRTKNKEATPKEIIIGEESSSLVKVQRLKRANFYYSTPGEFGEGENLEKHQPAKQESEVRMIKRQKIPTGKKLYKCKECGFSHSSTFVNHKKIHMGKKPYKYKDYGKTFPRFSRLALHKKIHAKGNVYKCNECGKTFTQNSVLLLHQRMHTGEKPYKCEECGKAFMYNSSVAKHQKIHTGEKPYKCNECGKAFRQSSDFVRHQRIHTREKSFKCKDCGKAFSSFPKVLHHQKIHTRVKVYKCDECGKAFTKNSVLLLHQKIHTGEKPYKCGECGKAFFYNSGLVKHQKIHTEYKPYKCNECGKAFRQSSDVVRHQRIHTGEKPFKCNECGRAFSQSSDVVKHQRIHSGERPYKCNECGKAFIRSSSLTAHRMIHTGEKPYKCEQCGKGFPQLSKLTQHLKIHGRVKIYKCNQCGKNFPQKTSLALHQQTHKKEKSYKCDECGKAFAQRSHLNQHLNTHTGEKPHKCKECGKGFSHGSNLIKHRRIHTGGKPYKCDECGKAFSQSSALVKHQRIHTGEKPYTCNECGKAFRQSSNLISHQMIHTGEKPYKCNECGKSFSHISDLVRHQRIHTGEKPYKCNECGKAFSQSSVLVKHQRIHSGEKPYKCNECGKGFILSSSLIAHQMIHTGEKPYKCGECGKGFIESSALIVHQRIHTGEKPYTCNECGKAFTRSLNLIVHQMIHTGEKPYTCNECGKTFSHGSGLVKHQRIHTGENPYKCEECGKAFKQSSNLIRHQKIHTGEKPFKCKECEKAFTQRFHLKKHLNTHTGEKPYKCKECGKGFNHDSNLIKHRKTHSGGKPYKCNECGKAFKKLSGVFKHQNIHSKEKPYKCKVCEKAFTQNSILIRHQKTHSEETN; this comes from the exons ATTTGGAACTGAGCGCTAAGACCACAGAGGAAGCTCCCAGAGAGACCGCCGCAGGAAAAGCACGTTCCCCAG ACTTGGAGCCTAGGACTAAAAACAAAGAGGCAACTCCAAAGGAGATCATAATAGGTGAAGAATCCTCCTCATTGGTGAAAGTTCAAAGACTCAAAAGGGCAAACTTTTATTACTCTACGCCTGGGGAATTTGGGGAAGGTGAGAACTTGGAAAAGCATCAGCCAGCAAAACAGGAAAGTGAGGTAAGAATGATTAAACGGCAGAAGATTCCAACTGGAAAGAAATTGTATAAGTGTAAAGAATGTGGCTTCAGTCACAGCTCAACCTTTGTTAATCACAAGAAGATTCACATGGGGAAAAAGCCGTATAAATATAAAGACTATGGGAAAACCTTCCCTCGATTCTCAAGGCTCGCTCTACATAAGAAGATCCATGCTAAAGGAAAtgtttataaatgtaatgaatgtgggaaaacatttACTCAAAATTCAGTTCTTCTTCTACATCAAAGGAtgcatactggagagaagccataTAAGTGTgaggaatgtgggaaagccttcatgTACAATTCAAGCGTTGCTAAACATCAGaagattcatactggagagaagccttataaatgtaatgaatgtgggaaagccttcaggcAGAGTTCAGATTTTGTTAGGCATCAGAGGATCCATACTAGAGAGAAATCTTTTAAATGTAAAGATTGTGGGAAAGCCTTCTCTAGTTTTCCAAAGGTCCTTCATCATCAGAAGATCCATACTAGAGTGAAGGTTTATAAAtgtgatgaatgtggaaaagcattTACTAAAAATTCTGTGCTCCTTTTACATCAAAAGAtacatactggagagaagccataTAAATGtggtgaatgtgggaaagcctttttTTATAATTCAGGCCTTGTCAAGCACCAGAAGATCCATACTGAATacaagccttataaatgtaatgaatgtggaaaagccttcagacAGAGCTCAGATGTTGTCAGGCACCAGAggatccatactggagagaagccttttaAATGCAACGAATGTGGAAGAGCCTTCAGTCAGAGCTCAGACGTTGTTAAGCACCAGAGGATCCATAGTGGAGAGAGGCCTTATAAGtgcaatgaatgtgggaaagcctttattCGAAGCTCAAGTCTTACTGCACATCGAatgattcatactggagaaaagccttataaatgtGAACAGTGTGGCAAAGGCTTCCCCCAATTATCAAAGCTCACTCAACACCTGAAGATCCATGGCAGagtgaaaatttataaatgtaaccagtgtgggAAAAACTTTCCTCAAAAAACAAGCCTTGCTTTGCATCAACAGACTCATAAGAAAGAGAAGAGTTACAAATGTGacgaatgtgggaaagccttcgcCCAGAGGTCCCACCTAAACCAACATTTGAATAcacatactggagagaagcctcaTAAATGTAAAGAATGTGGGAAAGGCTTCAGTCATGGTTCAAACCTTATTAAGCACCGAAGGATTCATACTGGAGGGAAACCATATAAATGTGacgaatgtgggaaagccttcagtcaAAGCTCGGCCCTTGTTAAGCaccagagaatccatactggagaaaagccttatacgtgtaatgaatgtgggaaggcctttaGGCAGAGCTCGAATCTTATTTCACATCAAAtgattcacactggagagaagccttataaatgtaatgaatgtgggaaaagcTTCAGTCACATCTCAGATCTTGTTCGACATCAAcggattcatactggagagaaaccttataaatgtaacgaatgtgggaaagcctttagtCAGAGCTCGGTCCTTGTTAAACACCAGAGGATCCATagtggagagaagccttataaatgcaatgaatgtggaaaaggctttattctgagttcaagtcttattGCCCATCAAAtgatccatactggagagaagccttacaAATGTGGCGAGTGTGGGAAAGGCTTCATTGAGAGTTCAGCTCTTATTGTCCATCAgaggattcacactggagagaagccttacaCGTGTAATGAGTGTGGAAAAGCCTTCACTCGGAGCTTAAACTTGATTGTACATCAGAtgatccatactggagagaagccataCACGTGTAATGAGTGTGGGAAAACTTTCAGTCATGGATCAGGCCTTGTTAAgcaccagagaattcatactggagagaatcCTTATAAATGTgaagaatgtgggaaagccttcaagCAGAGCTCCAACCTTATTCGACACCAGAAgattcacactggagaaaaaccttttaaatgtaaggAATGCGAGAAAGCTTTCACTCAGAGGTTCCACTTAAAAAAACATCTGAATAcgcatactggagagaagccttataaatgtaaggaatgtgggaaaggcTTCAATCATGATTCAAACCTTATTAAGCATCGAAAGACCCATTCTGGTGGAAaaccatataaatgtaatgaatgtgggaaagcatTCAAAAAGTTATCTGGTGTTTTCAAGCACCAGAACATTCATTCTAAagaaaagccttataaatgtaaggTATGTGAGAAAGCATTTACTCAGAACTCAATCCTGATTAGACATCAGAAGACTCATTCTGAAGAAACAAATTAG
- the LOC141564466 gene encoding uncharacterized protein LOC141564466 isoform X3: MIKRQKIPTGKKLYKCKECGFSHSSTFVNHKKIHMGKKPYKYKDYGKTFPRFSRLALHKKIHAKGNVYKCNECGKTFTQNSVLLLHQRMHTGEKPYKCEECGKAFMYNSSVAKHQKIHTGEKPYKCNECGKAFRQSSDFVRHQRIHTREKSFKCKDCGKAFSSFPKVLHHQKIHTRVKVYKCDECGKAFTKNSVLLLHQKIHTGEKPYKCGECGKAFFYNSGLVKHQKIHTEYKPYKCNECGKAFRQSSDVVRHQRIHTGEKPFKCNECGRAFSQSSDVVKHQRIHSGERPYKCNECGKAFIRSSSLTAHRMIHTGEKPYKCEQCGKGFPQLSKLTQHLKIHGRVKIYKCNQCGKNFPQKTSLALHQQTHKKEKSYKCDECGKAFAQRSHLNQHLNTHTGEKPHKCKECGKGFSHGSNLIKHRRIHTGGKPYKCDECGKAFSQSSALVKHQRIHTGEKPYTCNECGKAFRQSSNLISHQMIHTGEKPYKCNECGKSFSHISDLVRHQRIHTGEKPYKCNECGKAFSQSSVLVKHQRIHSGEKPYKCNECGKGFILSSSLIAHQMIHTGEKPYKCGECGKGFIESSALIVHQRIHTGEKPYTCNECGKAFTRSLNLIVHQMIHTGEKPYTCNECGKTFSHGSGLVKHQRIHTGENPYKCEECGKAFKQSSNLIRHQKIHTGEKPFKCKECEKAFTQRFHLKKHLNTHTGEKPYKCKECGKGFNHDSNLIKHRKTHSGGKPYKCNECGKAFKKLSGVFKHQNIHSKEKPYKCKVCEKAFTQNSILIRHQKTHSEETN; this comes from the coding sequence ATGATTAAACGGCAGAAGATTCCAACTGGAAAGAAATTGTATAAGTGTAAAGAATGTGGCTTCAGTCACAGCTCAACCTTTGTTAATCACAAGAAGATTCACATGGGGAAAAAGCCGTATAAATATAAAGACTATGGGAAAACCTTCCCTCGATTCTCAAGGCTCGCTCTACATAAGAAGATCCATGCTAAAGGAAAtgtttataaatgtaatgaatgtgggaaaacatttACTCAAAATTCAGTTCTTCTTCTACATCAAAGGAtgcatactggagagaagccataTAAGTGTgaggaatgtgggaaagccttcatgTACAATTCAAGCGTTGCTAAACATCAGaagattcatactggagagaagccttataaatgtaatgaatgtgggaaagccttcaggcAGAGTTCAGATTTTGTTAGGCATCAGAGGATCCATACTAGAGAGAAATCTTTTAAATGTAAAGATTGTGGGAAAGCCTTCTCTAGTTTTCCAAAGGTCCTTCATCATCAGAAGATCCATACTAGAGTGAAGGTTTATAAAtgtgatgaatgtggaaaagcattTACTAAAAATTCTGTGCTCCTTTTACATCAAAAGAtacatactggagagaagccataTAAATGtggtgaatgtgggaaagcctttttTTATAATTCAGGCCTTGTCAAGCACCAGAAGATCCATACTGAATacaagccttataaatgtaatgaatgtggaaaagccttcagacAGAGCTCAGATGTTGTCAGGCACCAGAggatccatactggagagaagccttttaAATGCAACGAATGTGGAAGAGCCTTCAGTCAGAGCTCAGACGTTGTTAAGCACCAGAGGATCCATAGTGGAGAGAGGCCTTATAAGtgcaatgaatgtgggaaagcctttattCGAAGCTCAAGTCTTACTGCACATCGAatgattcatactggagaaaagccttataaatgtGAACAGTGTGGCAAAGGCTTCCCCCAATTATCAAAGCTCACTCAACACCTGAAGATCCATGGCAGagtgaaaatttataaatgtaaccagtgtgggAAAAACTTTCCTCAAAAAACAAGCCTTGCTTTGCATCAACAGACTCATAAGAAAGAGAAGAGTTACAAATGTGacgaatgtgggaaagccttcgcCCAGAGGTCCCACCTAAACCAACATTTGAATAcacatactggagagaagcctcaTAAATGTAAAGAATGTGGGAAAGGCTTCAGTCATGGTTCAAACCTTATTAAGCACCGAAGGATTCATACTGGAGGGAAACCATATAAATGTGacgaatgtgggaaagccttcagtcaAAGCTCGGCCCTTGTTAAGCaccagagaatccatactggagaaaagccttatacgtgtaatgaatgtgggaaggcctttaGGCAGAGCTCGAATCTTATTTCACATCAAAtgattcacactggagagaagccttataaatgtaatgaatgtgggaaaagcTTCAGTCACATCTCAGATCTTGTTCGACATCAAcggattcatactggagagaaaccttataaatgtaacgaatgtgggaaagcctttagtCAGAGCTCGGTCCTTGTTAAACACCAGAGGATCCATagtggagagaagccttataaatgcaatgaatgtggaaaaggctttattctgagttcaagtcttattGCCCATCAAAtgatccatactggagagaagccttacaAATGTGGCGAGTGTGGGAAAGGCTTCATTGAGAGTTCAGCTCTTATTGTCCATCAgaggattcacactggagagaagccttacaCGTGTAATGAGTGTGGAAAAGCCTTCACTCGGAGCTTAAACTTGATTGTACATCAGAtgatccatactggagagaagccataCACGTGTAATGAGTGTGGGAAAACTTTCAGTCATGGATCAGGCCTTGTTAAgcaccagagaattcatactggagagaatcCTTATAAATGTgaagaatgtgggaaagccttcaagCAGAGCTCCAACCTTATTCGACACCAGAAgattcacactggagaaaaaccttttaaatgtaaggAATGCGAGAAAGCTTTCACTCAGAGGTTCCACTTAAAAAAACATCTGAATAcgcatactggagagaagccttataaatgtaaggaatgtgggaaaggcTTCAATCATGATTCAAACCTTATTAAGCATCGAAAGACCCATTCTGGTGGAAaaccatataaatgtaatgaatgtgggaaagcatTCAAAAAGTTATCTGGTGTTTTCAAGCACCAGAACATTCATTCTAAagaaaagccttataaatgtaaggTATGTGAGAAAGCATTTACTCAGAACTCAATCCTGATTAGACATCAGAAGACTCATTCTGAAGAAACAAATTAG
- the LOC141564469 gene encoding uncharacterized protein LOC141564469, whose amino-acid sequence MKIKSLREGSLCYSIFSDLGKHDSQKRRQQGNDLREMTKQHKIHPREKCYKCKECGKAFRQCSHLNEHEKIHSGEKPYICHECGKAFTHNSSIIRHQRIHTGEKPYECHDCGKAFIQKSDLNVHQMIHTEEKPFKCNECGKAFSKSSYFIQHQLIHTGEKLYKCHECGKEFTQNSGLIQHQKSHTREKPYKCDECGKAFSNTSRVIQHQRIHTREKPYKCKACGKAFTQNSTLTQHQKIHNGEKPYICTHCGKAFTHISGLLQHQRMHTGEKAYKCNECGKAFFKTSHVTQHQRIHTGEKPYQCQECGKAFIQNGSLIRHQRIHTGEKPYKCHECGKVFSNSSHVIQHRRIHTGEKPYKCKECGNSFTQKGSLVRHQKVHAGEKP is encoded by the coding sequence atgaaaataaaaagtctcaGAGAGGGCAGTCTTTGCTACTCCATATTTTCAGATTTGGGGAAACACGACAGCCAGAAAAGGAGGCAACAGGGAAATGATTTgagagaaatgactaaacaacataaGATTCATCCTagagaaaaatgttataaatgtaaggaatgtggaaaagctttcagaCAATGCTCACACCTTAATGAACATGAGAAGATTCAttctggagagaagccttatatatgtcatgaatgtggaaaagccttcactCACAACTCGAGCATTATACGACATCAGAGGATCCATACAggggagaaaccttatgaatgtcatgattgtgggaaagccttcattCAGAAATCTGATCTTAATGTACATCAGATGATTCACACTGAAGAAAAGCCTttcaaatgtaatgaatgtgggaaagcatTCAGTAAATCCTCATACTTTATTCAACATCAGCTAATCCATACTGGGGAGAAACTTTATAAATGTCACGAATGTGGGAAAGAATTCACTCAGAATTCTGGCCTTATTCAACATCAGAAAAGTCATACCAGAGAGAAGCCTTATAAGTGTGacgaatgtgggaaagccttctcGAATACCTCACGCGTTATTCAGCATCAAAGAATTCACACCagagagaagccttataaatgcaaagcctgtgggaaggcctttaCTCAGAATTCGACCCTCACTCAACACCAGAAGATTCACaatggagagaaaccttatataTGTACTCATTGTGGTAAAGCCTTCACTCATATATCTGGCCTCCTTCAACATCAGAGGATGCACACTGGGGAGAAGGCTTACAAGTGTAACGAATGTGGGAAGGCGTTCTTCAAGACGTCCCACGTGACTCAGCATCAgaggattcacactggagagaagccttatcaGTGCCAGgagtgtgggaaagccttcattCAGAACGGGAGCCTCATTCGGCATCAGAGGATACacactggagaaaagccttataaGTGTCACGAATGTGGGAAAGTTTTCTCTAATTCTTCCCATGTGATTCAACACCGgaggattcatactggagagaagccttataaatgtaaggAGTGTGGGAATTCATTCACTCAGAAAGGTAGTCTCGTTCGACACCAGAAGGTTCATGCTGGAGAGAAGCCTTAG